A stretch of Desulfitobacterium dichloroeliminans LMG P-21439 DNA encodes these proteins:
- a CDS encoding RrF2 family transcriptional regulator: MKISTKGRYGLRALLDLAVHSQGEHVPLSNIAERQTISENYLEQVFSSLRKAGIIKSVKGAQGGYILADKASDIRVGTILRVLEGDLSVANEELNHDSGVSIQECIQIKVWDQMTERINEFVDSITLEDLVQEYKAMSGNGAIMYYI, from the coding sequence ATGAAGATATCGACCAAAGGAAGATACGGACTAAGAGCATTGCTGGACTTAGCAGTTCATTCCCAGGGGGAGCATGTTCCTCTTTCGAATATTGCAGAGCGTCAAACTATTTCTGAGAATTATTTAGAGCAGGTTTTTTCCTCCTTGCGCAAGGCTGGAATCATCAAAAGCGTGAAGGGTGCACAAGGCGGTTATATCTTAGCAGATAAAGCCTCGGATATAAGAGTGGGTACAATTCTTAGGGTTTTGGAAGGAGATTTATCCGTGGCCAATGAAGAATTGAATCATGATAGCGGGGTAAGCATTCAGGAGTGCATCCAAATTAAGGTGTGGGATCAGATGACCGAACGGATCAATGAATTTGTGGATTCCATCACCTTGGAAGATCTCGTTCAGGAGTATAAAGCGATGAGCGGAAATGGTGCGATTATGTATTATATTTAA
- a CDS encoding MarR family winged helix-turn-helix transcriptional regulator — MPTFQEYTSRSFGHKVNKSARLMSQRMAHLFKENGYNISIEQWRLLLYLWREDGVTQNYLADTTSKDEPSVSRIINTMEKNNLVIRTRHPHDRRTNLIYLTESGRDLRDGLMTIGARMNKDITEGIDPDELSVCVKVLEKVLDNCNKLLEN; from the coding sequence ATGCCAACATTTCAAGAATATACTTCACGATCTTTTGGGCATAAAGTGAACAAGTCGGCACGGCTCATGTCACAAAGAATGGCCCATCTATTTAAAGAAAACGGTTATAATATCTCCATAGAGCAATGGCGACTTCTTCTCTATTTGTGGCGCGAAGATGGCGTAACGCAAAACTACTTGGCAGATACCACAAGTAAAGATGAACCCAGCGTTTCTAGAATTATCAATACCATGGAAAAAAATAATCTAGTTATTAGAACCAGACATCCTCATGACCGTCGCACGAACCTTATCTATCTCACAGAATCCGGAAGGGACCTGCGGGATGGCTTGATGACTATCGGAGCAAGAATGAACAAAGATATAACCGAGGGTATAGATCCTGATGAGTTATCTGTTTGCGTTAAAGTATTAGAAAAGGTATTAGACAATTGCAATAAGCTGTTAGAAAATTGA
- a CDS encoding zinc-ribbon domain containing protein encodes MFEDKVLSCKDCGAEFVFTASEQEFYAEKGFTNEPGRCPSCRAARKAQSRNGGGYSSRPEREMFPATCSTCGKETTVPFQPTGDKPVYCRDCYTPRKRSNW; translated from the coding sequence ATGTTTGAAGACAAAGTATTATCCTGCAAAGACTGCGGCGCAGAATTCGTTTTCACAGCTTCAGAACAAGAATTTTACGCAGAAAAAGGCTTTACAAACGAACCCGGTCGTTGCCCTTCTTGCCGCGCAGCAAGAAAAGCACAAAGCCGTAACGGTGGTGGATACTCTTCACGCCCAGAAAGAGAAATGTTCCCTGCAACTTGCTCAACTTGCGGGAAAGAAACTACAGTTCCTTTCCAACCTACTGGTGACAAGCCTGTATATTGCCGTGATTGCTATACCCCTCGCAAACGCAGCAACTGGTAA
- a CDS encoding peptidoglycan DD-metalloendopeptidase family protein, with product MQPVKIITESKIWLQSLNKLPWKSPKVIGGALTALLVLGGGGFYLSSTASAAYVVVNGETVGVVENVKTGEELVEQILAEEGAAFGETAKTHDQIEYNPARINNQFTALSKADLKEKLSLYIEAVQVNIAGNSLFNLADQKDVDELIKTYQGIYVHEDEKNVVENVSFDEEIEIKDVEVLPEQITTAEAAFAKLEEGNIQKEEYVVEENDSWWLIARKNNLKTVEVLAANPGTTLDTVIKPGEKIMIEKITPYLTVVFEGTKTDTETIPFDVVTKVDAKLASGTSKVTKAGADGEKVVTYSYVQKNDKVVSKAIVDEKVTKEAVSQVVAKGPKRVQVASASRGSGSVPGLVRPYGGSTSSYYGYRGGEFHTGIDYAGPAGESYVAAAAGTVISAGWQGNYGNCIVLDHGNGVQTRYAHSSKLLVSVGQSVSQGETIGLVGSTGRSTGSHLHFEVIVNGDTVNPRDYVR from the coding sequence ATGCAGCCTGTGAAGATTATTACAGAATCGAAGATTTGGCTTCAGTCTTTAAATAAACTACCGTGGAAATCCCCGAAAGTGATTGGTGGAGCGTTAACAGCATTATTAGTCCTAGGTGGAGGCGGCTTTTATCTAAGCTCCACAGCTTCCGCGGCTTATGTTGTTGTCAATGGAGAAACCGTTGGTGTCGTGGAAAATGTTAAAACCGGCGAAGAGCTTGTAGAGCAAATCCTCGCTGAAGAGGGTGCTGCTTTTGGCGAAACTGCCAAGACCCATGATCAAATTGAATACAACCCTGCGCGGATTAATAATCAATTTACCGCCTTATCCAAGGCGGATCTCAAAGAAAAACTATCCCTTTATATCGAGGCCGTTCAAGTTAACATTGCGGGTAACTCCCTTTTTAATCTAGCGGATCAAAAGGATGTCGATGAACTGATAAAAACTTATCAAGGAATCTACGTTCACGAGGATGAAAAGAACGTCGTTGAGAATGTCTCTTTTGATGAAGAGATAGAGATAAAGGATGTAGAAGTATTACCTGAACAAATCACTACAGCCGAAGCAGCCTTTGCTAAGCTTGAAGAGGGGAATATCCAAAAAGAAGAGTACGTCGTAGAAGAAAACGATTCTTGGTGGCTTATCGCCCGTAAGAACAATCTCAAAACTGTGGAGGTACTGGCCGCGAACCCTGGAACAACACTGGATACGGTGATAAAGCCTGGGGAAAAGATAATGATTGAGAAAATTACACCCTATCTTACGGTAGTTTTTGAAGGAACGAAGACCGATACGGAAACCATTCCTTTTGATGTGGTGACAAAGGTTGATGCCAAGTTGGCTAGCGGTACCTCTAAGGTAACTAAAGCTGGAGCTGATGGGGAAAAAGTCGTTACATATTCTTATGTGCAAAAAAATGACAAAGTGGTCTCTAAAGCGATTGTTGATGAGAAAGTAACAAAAGAGGCAGTATCCCAGGTGGTCGCGAAAGGACCGAAACGCGTGCAGGTAGCAAGCGCTTCCCGGGGTAGCGGTTCCGTGCCGGGCTTAGTAAGGCCTTATGGGGGAAGTACATCTTCTTATTATGGATATCGGGGTGGAGAATTCCACACAGGAATTGACTATGCCGGTCCGGCTGGCGAATCCTATGTAGCTGCGGCGGCAGGAACCGTTATCAGTGCAGGTTGGCAAGGGAACTATGGTAATTGCATCGTGCTCGATCATGGTAATGGTGTTCAGACTCGCTATGCCCATTCTTCAAAATTATTGGTTTCAGTGGGACAATCTGTGTCTCAGGGAGAAACCATCGGATTGGTTGGCTCCACAGGACGATCGACTGGATCCCATTTGCATTTTGAGGTTATCGTCAATGGGGACACTGTCAACCCAAGAGATTACGTACGTTAA
- a CDS encoding homocysteine synthase produces the protein MSERKLKFDTLQVHAGQVADPTTGSRAVPIYQTSSYVFNDAEHAANLFGLKESGNIYTRIMNPTTDVFEQRMAALEGGIAALAVASGSAAITYAVLNIAEMGDEIVSASTLYGGTYNLFSATLPKLGIKTIFVNPDDPENFRKAITEKTKALYIETIGNPGINLVDIEAVAKIAHENGVPLIVDNTFGTPYLIRPIEWGADIVVHSATKFIGGHGSSIGGVIVDSGKFDWAGSGRFPGLTEPDESYHGLKYVEALGPAAYITKARVQLLRDTGACLSPFNSFLFLQGLETLSLRVEKHVANTRKIVEFLNSHPHVSWVNYPNLKESKYYDLSQKYLPHGAGSIFTFGIKGGVAAGKKFIDSLEIFSLLANVADAKSLVIHPASTTHAQLSEKDLLAAGVSPDMVRLSIGIEDADDLIYDLDQALRKTVG, from the coding sequence ATGAGCGAGAGAAAATTGAAATTTGATACATTGCAGGTTCATGCCGGGCAAGTAGCCGATCCAACGACAGGCTCACGGGCGGTGCCAATTTATCAGACTTCATCCTATGTGTTCAATGATGCGGAGCATGCGGCTAATTTATTTGGCTTAAAAGAATCGGGTAATATTTATACCCGGATTATGAATCCGACCACGGATGTTTTCGAGCAACGTATGGCCGCCTTAGAGGGCGGAATCGCAGCTCTTGCCGTGGCTTCTGGTTCTGCGGCCATCACCTATGCGGTGCTCAATATCGCTGAAATGGGCGATGAGATCGTTTCAGCCAGCACTCTTTATGGAGGAACCTATAACCTCTTTTCTGCGACTTTACCCAAACTAGGGATTAAGACGATTTTTGTTAATCCCGATGATCCGGAAAACTTCCGCAAGGCCATCACGGAAAAGACCAAAGCTCTTTATATAGAAACTATCGGTAATCCGGGTATCAACCTGGTGGATATCGAGGCCGTAGCCAAAATTGCCCATGAAAATGGTGTTCCTTTGATTGTGGACAATACCTTTGGCACGCCTTACCTGATTCGTCCTATCGAATGGGGAGCCGATATTGTTGTTCATTCAGCGACGAAATTTATTGGCGGTCATGGCTCATCCATCGGTGGGGTCATCGTAGATTCAGGAAAGTTTGATTGGGCGGGTAGTGGACGCTTTCCCGGATTAACGGAGCCAGATGAGAGTTATCACGGGCTAAAATACGTTGAGGCTCTTGGTCCAGCTGCCTATATCACCAAAGCCAGAGTACAGCTTTTGCGGGATACGGGAGCCTGCCTAAGTCCCTTTAATTCATTTTTATTCCTACAAGGTTTGGAAACCTTATCGCTGCGGGTGGAAAAACATGTGGCAAATACGAGGAAGATTGTGGAATTCTTAAACAGCCATCCTCATGTGTCCTGGGTCAACTACCCGAACCTCAAAGAGAGTAAATATTATGATCTCTCTCAAAAATATCTTCCCCACGGAGCGGGTTCAATCTTCACCTTTGGCATCAAAGGGGGAGTGGCAGCGGGTAAGAAATTTATTGATAGCTTAGAAATATTCTCCTTGCTGGCTAATGTTGCGGATGCCAAATCACTGGTCATTCATCCGGCCAGCACGACCCACGCTCAATTGTCGGAGAAGGATCTGCTGGCAGCGGGAGTGTCCCCGGATATGGTCAGACTTTCCATTGGCATTGAAGACGCGGACGACCTTATCTATGATCTTGATCAAGCGCTAAGAAAAACCGTAGGCTAA
- a CDS encoding DUF2500 domain-containing protein — MFIQSDMMFSIVPIMVTIGFVVVFGIILMGIIQGIRTWKYNNSQPVLIVPSQIVAKRDHVTSHHHNSGNGLSHNHHSTTYYVTFEVESGDRMEFQVGAQEYGMLAEEDIGRLSFQGTRYLGFERLRDTERS; from the coding sequence TTGTTTATTCAATCGGATATGATGTTCTCCATAGTTCCGATCATGGTAACCATAGGGTTTGTTGTTGTTTTTGGGATAATACTTATGGGTATCATCCAAGGGATACGGACCTGGAAGTATAATAATTCACAGCCGGTATTAATTGTACCCTCGCAGATTGTAGCTAAGAGAGATCATGTTACATCTCACCATCATAACAGCGGTAACGGGCTATCTCATAACCATCATAGCACGACCTATTATGTGACCTTTGAAGTAGAGAGTGGAGATAGGATGGAATTCCAAGTGGGGGCCCAGGAGTATGGGATGTTGGCTGAGGAGGATATTGGAAGGTTAAGCTTTCAAGGGACACGTTACTTAGGCTTTGAACGATTGAGAGACACCGAGAGGAGTTAG
- a CDS encoding DUF1538 domain-containing protein, with amino-acid sequence MSVLLEKLKEILWSVVPIVFIVLVLNFTITPLEPYLIIRFLLGALFIVLGLAIFLFGVDIGISKVGTLMGGALAKSNKLWIIIGAGLLLGFFISIAEPDLHILAGQVDMVTSGVISKLSLVVVVSIGVAMMLTCGLVRIVYNIPLYKLLTVLYLLILGLSFFTSSEFLAISFDASGATTGALTVPFMLALALGVSSLKKDGKASEKDSFGLVAVTSTGAILAVMIMSILSKQDKITGSLQEAAATSTSVLAPFMHKLPSVAWEILIALAPIILVFLVFQKVSFKISKKAYRKVLKGLLYTFIGLVLFLTGVNAGFMEVGTKIGYSVAALDNKLIVIGIGFLIGLVVVLAEPAVYVLTHQIEDVTSGYVRRPVVLIALSIGVAFAVALSMVRILVPGLQLWHFLLPGYVVSILMMYFVPKLFVGIAFDAGGVASGPMTATFILAFAQGAAEAIEGANVLVDGFGVIAMVAMTPIIALQTLGFIFKIKSVKEGLEQHEG; translated from the coding sequence TTGAGTGTACTTTTAGAGAAACTTAAAGAAATTTTATGGTCCGTTGTCCCTATCGTTTTCATCGTATTGGTTCTTAATTTCACGATAACCCCTCTAGAACCCTACTTAATCATTCGATTCCTTCTGGGGGCCTTATTCATTGTTCTTGGCTTAGCAATTTTCCTTTTTGGGGTGGACATAGGCATTAGCAAAGTAGGTACCCTCATGGGAGGAGCTTTAGCGAAAAGCAATAAATTGTGGATCATTATTGGGGCTGGCTTATTGCTCGGCTTTTTTATTTCCATTGCCGAACCAGATCTGCATATTCTAGCTGGTCAAGTGGATATGGTGACATCAGGAGTGATATCTAAGCTGAGCCTTGTGGTTGTGGTATCCATTGGTGTTGCAATGATGCTCACTTGCGGTTTGGTGCGTATCGTTTATAATATTCCTTTGTATAAGTTGCTGACGGTTCTCTATCTGTTGATTTTGGGATTAAGTTTCTTTACTTCCTCGGAATTCCTCGCGATATCCTTTGATGCGTCCGGTGCAACCACCGGGGCGCTCACAGTGCCTTTCATGCTGGCGCTTGCTTTAGGAGTTTCATCCTTGAAAAAGGACGGCAAGGCTTCGGAAAAGGATAGCTTTGGTCTCGTGGCCGTGACATCCACAGGGGCAATTCTAGCCGTGATGATCATGAGTATTTTGTCAAAACAAGATAAGATTACGGGAAGCCTCCAGGAGGCTGCTGCAACTTCGACGTCGGTTCTTGCTCCTTTTATGCATAAATTGCCTAGTGTAGCCTGGGAAATTTTGATTGCTTTAGCACCGATTATTCTAGTGTTTTTAGTGTTTCAGAAAGTCTCTTTTAAAATATCTAAAAAAGCCTATCGTAAAGTGCTCAAGGGTTTGCTTTATACCTTTATCGGATTGGTTCTATTTTTAACGGGTGTTAATGCCGGTTTTATGGAAGTCGGAACTAAGATCGGCTATAGCGTAGCCGCTTTAGATAATAAGTTGATTGTCATTGGTATTGGCTTTCTCATAGGACTTGTCGTAGTTTTAGCTGAACCTGCTGTTTACGTATTGACACATCAGATAGAAGATGTTACAAGTGGATATGTGAGGAGACCGGTGGTGCTCATTGCTCTATCTATTGGCGTTGCCTTTGCAGTAGCCCTGTCCATGGTAAGAATCCTGGTTCCCGGACTTCAATTGTGGCATTTTCTTTTGCCGGGTTATGTGGTTTCCATTCTCATGATGTATTTTGTGCCTAAGTTATTCGTGGGAATAGCTTTTGACGCCGGAGGGGTTGCATCCGGACCGATGACGGCAACATTTATTTTAGCCTTTGCTCAAGGCGCCGCGGAGGCGATTGAGGGGGCCAATGTGCTGGTCGATGGTTTTGGAGTTATTGCGATGGTCGCTATGACACCGATTATTGCGCTGCAAACCTTAGGGTTTATTTTTAAGATTAAATCGGTAAAGGAAGGGTTAGAACAACATGAAGGATAG
- a CDS encoding uroporphyrinogen decarboxylase family protein, with amino-acid sequence MTKIERVLATIYGQAVDKLPKGEFHIEDGLITKLLKVTSHQSLKRIDFEDRVKASELLGLDALVFMADTDSQDGPWAELRRWGEESDFFTFALIDGPFQGVGHGYPDFTEFLMDIVKDEDKMDSLVQGSLRRSLELGRAAIASGAHGILIADDIAYNQGLYVSPRTMRERFFPYLKELRAELVQSARAFTGREIPIFFHSDGNLQLILQDIKEMGFNGLHSLESVMDLRKVREAVGDDFCLMGGYSLAWFSAGGSNKVDELIEAARPGRYIFGTSAGILDSGLEATEVLEVYRYADTLACR; translated from the coding sequence ATGACGAAGATTGAAAGAGTCTTAGCCACGATTTATGGGCAAGCAGTAGATAAACTTCCCAAGGGGGAGTTTCATATCGAAGATGGCTTGATCACCAAACTTCTGAAAGTGACTTCTCACCAAAGTTTGAAGCGGATTGATTTCGAGGATCGCGTAAAAGCGTCTGAATTATTAGGGCTCGATGCGCTTGTTTTTATGGCGGATACCGACAGCCAAGACGGCCCTTGGGCAGAATTAAGACGTTGGGGTGAGGAAAGTGATTTTTTCACCTTTGCTTTAATCGATGGACCTTTTCAGGGAGTAGGGCATGGCTATCCCGATTTTACTGAGTTTTTAATGGATATCGTCAAGGATGAGGATAAGATGGACAGCTTGGTTCAAGGGTCGCTCAGGCGAAGTCTAGAGTTGGGGCGAGCCGCTATAGCTTCCGGAGCACATGGTATTTTAATTGCAGACGATATAGCCTATAATCAGGGGCTGTATGTATCTCCCCGGACGATGAGAGAACGTTTTTTTCCTTATCTTAAAGAATTACGTGCAGAACTGGTGCAGAGCGCTCGAGCATTTACTGGCAGAGAGATACCGATATTTTTTCATTCTGACGGAAATCTCCAGCTCATTCTTCAGGATATAAAGGAGATGGGCTTTAACGGCCTCCATTCGTTAGAGTCCGTCATGGATTTGAGGAAGGTTCGTGAAGCTGTGGGCGATGATTTTTGTCTGATGGGCGGGTACAGCTTGGCGTGGTTTAGCGCAGGAGGAAGCAATAAGGTGGATGAACTCATAGAAGCTGCCAGACCTGGCCGTTATATATTTGGCACCAGTGCAGGTATCCTTGATTCTGGTCTTGAGGCCACGGAGGTTTTAGAGGTTTATCGCTATGCAGATACGCTAGCTTGCCGGTAG
- the pckA gene encoding phosphoenolpyruvate carboxykinase (ATP), with amino-acid sequence MDQTIHHNLEVSELVNSALKRGEGVLSSTGAFHVSTGKYTGRSPLDKFIVDEPSVHDQIDWGSVNRPISQENFERLYDEVKAYAETKEELFIFDGFAGADEEYRLPIRVINEFAWQNLFVHQLFIRPTQEELQNHQAQFTIYAVPGFKANSEVHGTHSEAFIICSFEKRVVLIGGTHYAGEMKKSIFSVMNYFLPLREVVPMHCSANIGKDGDVALFFGLSGTGKTTLSADPERYLIGDDEHGWSKNGVFNFEGGCYAKCINLSQEKEPQIWNAIKYGTVLENVILDSHEKVADYCDASLTENTRAAYPIDYIEGSVIPGVGGQPQVIVFLTADAFGVLPPIAKLTKEQAMYHFLSGYTSKLAGTERGITEPQATFSTCFGAPFLPLAPQVYAEMLGERIDNYGTQVYLVNTGWSGGAYGVGKRINLKYTRAMITAALNGSLAEAEFTADPNFGVLIPNHVAGVPNDVLKPRLTWQDKEAYDHNAKELAQRFRKNFEQFGQITAEIRAAGPQAGA; translated from the coding sequence ATGGATCAAACAATTCATCATAATTTAGAGGTTTCAGAACTAGTGAATAGTGCCCTTAAACGCGGTGAAGGTGTTCTTTCTTCAACCGGTGCATTTCATGTCAGTACGGGGAAATATACGGGTCGTTCCCCTTTAGATAAATTCATTGTCGATGAACCTTCTGTTCATGATCAAATCGACTGGGGCTCGGTGAATCGTCCGATTTCTCAGGAGAATTTTGAACGTCTCTATGATGAAGTGAAAGCCTATGCGGAAACGAAGGAGGAGCTATTCATTTTTGATGGCTTTGCCGGAGCAGATGAAGAATATCGGTTGCCGATTCGCGTCATCAATGAATTTGCTTGGCAAAATCTCTTTGTTCATCAGCTTTTTATTCGTCCCACCCAAGAGGAATTGCAAAATCATCAAGCTCAATTCACCATATACGCTGTCCCTGGCTTCAAAGCTAACTCGGAAGTTCATGGGACCCACTCCGAAGCTTTTATCATTTGCTCCTTTGAGAAACGTGTCGTATTGATTGGCGGTACTCATTATGCCGGAGAAATGAAAAAATCTATCTTTAGTGTTATGAATTACTTTTTGCCTTTACGGGAAGTTGTACCCATGCATTGCTCGGCTAATATCGGTAAAGATGGGGATGTGGCTCTCTTTTTTGGCTTATCCGGAACTGGTAAAACGACGCTATCTGCTGACCCTGAGCGGTATTTAATCGGGGATGATGAGCATGGTTGGTCCAAAAACGGAGTCTTCAATTTTGAGGGAGGCTGCTATGCCAAATGCATTAACCTTTCTCAAGAAAAAGAACCCCAGATTTGGAATGCGATTAAATATGGAACTGTACTGGAAAATGTAATATTGGATTCACATGAAAAAGTGGCGGATTACTGCGATGCGTCTCTAACCGAGAACACCCGGGCGGCCTATCCGATTGATTATATCGAAGGCTCGGTTATCCCTGGAGTGGGAGGACAGCCCCAGGTTATTGTGTTCCTCACGGCGGATGCTTTTGGGGTATTGCCTCCAATTGCCAAATTGACCAAGGAACAGGCAATGTATCATTTTCTATCCGGCTACACCTCCAAATTGGCAGGTACCGAACGGGGAATTACAGAACCTCAAGCAACCTTCTCTACATGCTTTGGGGCACCCTTTCTGCCTTTAGCACCCCAGGTTTATGCGGAGATGCTGGGTGAAAGAATTGATAACTATGGGACACAAGTTTATCTGGTGAATACCGGCTGGTCCGGTGGTGCCTATGGAGTAGGTAAGCGGATCAACTTAAAATATACCCGAGCGATGATTACAGCAGCACTCAACGGCTCCTTGGCGGAGGCCGAATTTACAGCAGACCCTAACTTTGGAGTCTTGATTCCCAATCATGTGGCTGGGGTTCCTAATGATGTGTTAAAGCCAAGGCTCACTTGGCAGGATAAAGAAGCATATGACCATAATGCCAAAGAGTTGGCCCAGCGTTTCAGAAAGAACTTTGAACAGTTTGGGCAGATCACAGCTGAAATACGCGCGGCAGGACCGCAAGCCGGCGCGTGA
- a CDS encoding YeiH family protein, with product MSIINYLAEKAERPFYSSLSNYSPFFFGVFFTVGIAAFAVGLANLPGLNKIGAMLCAIFIAVLYRNTLGYPESYRVGIQFSAQKILRFAIILYGFRLNIQLIFQQGPSLLIQGGLTIAIAIITTLFVAKLLKADLQLSLLLGIGTGICGAAAIAAVSPILKAKDEDTAIGVGIIALIGTFFTLAYTLLYPYLGLTPAQYGMWSGISLHEIAHTAAAAGPVGSEALTTALMAKLARVFLLIPVSFILLWWVRRNSKEEKDPTQTASFPWFLLGFILTSIIGTYFSIPTVILDSIATLSTFLMTAAMVGLGLNVHLASLRARALRPLLAMFIASILVSTVSYLALIL from the coding sequence ATGTCAATTATAAACTACTTAGCAGAAAAAGCCGAACGTCCTTTTTATTCGAGCCTTAGTAATTACTCACCTTTTTTCTTTGGTGTTTTTTTTACAGTAGGCATTGCCGCTTTCGCCGTAGGGCTTGCCAACTTACCCGGTCTCAACAAGATTGGAGCTATGCTCTGCGCCATTTTTATTGCTGTTCTTTACCGCAATACTCTTGGCTATCCGGAAAGCTACCGAGTCGGCATTCAATTTTCAGCTCAGAAAATCCTCCGTTTTGCTATTATTCTATATGGCTTTCGCTTAAATATCCAACTTATCTTTCAGCAAGGCCCTTCGCTGCTGATCCAAGGCGGACTTACGATTGCAATCGCTATTATTACGACCCTTTTTGTCGCTAAATTGCTCAAGGCAGATCTGCAGCTTTCTCTTCTGCTAGGAATTGGCACCGGGATTTGCGGAGCTGCGGCTATTGCTGCAGTTTCTCCTATCCTCAAAGCAAAAGATGAAGATACTGCTATTGGAGTGGGTATCATTGCTTTAATCGGTACATTCTTTACTCTAGCCTATACTCTACTCTATCCCTATTTAGGTCTTACTCCCGCTCAATACGGAATGTGGAGCGGAATCAGCCTCCACGAGATTGCTCATACCGCTGCGGCCGCCGGCCCCGTGGGGTCGGAGGCTTTAACTACAGCGTTAATGGCCAAGTTAGCAAGAGTCTTCCTCTTAATCCCCGTCAGCTTCATTCTGCTCTGGTGGGTGCGTCGTAATTCAAAAGAAGAAAAAGACCCAACTCAAACAGCTTCCTTTCCTTGGTTCTTACTAGGATTCATCTTGACAAGTATTATCGGGACGTATTTCTCTATCCCCACTGTAATCTTAGATAGCATCGCAACCCTCTCCACCTTTTTGATGACTGCCGCTATGGTTGGCCTAGGCTTGAATGTTCATTTAGCAAGCTTACGTGCTCGTGCTCTCCGTCCTCTCCTAGCCATGTTTATTGCGTCTATTTTAGTTTCTACAGTCTCCTACCTCGCCCTAATTCTTTAA
- a CDS encoding helix-turn-helix domain-containing protein, whose protein sequence is MVALGDYLSVHRVAQKISIRKLASLANLSHTEIYRLENGERKHPSPNVLKSIALALHLNYNELMKVAGYLDESSTSEGHSRREINVKDLTELELEEVEKFIEYLRHKRRQV, encoded by the coding sequence ATGGTTGCTTTGGGAGATTATCTATCCGTTCATAGAGTAGCGCAAAAGATCTCTATTCGGAAATTGGCAAGCTTGGCAAACTTGAGCCATACAGAAATCTATCGCTTAGAAAATGGAGAACGAAAGCACCCATCTCCTAATGTGCTCAAATCCATTGCTCTGGCTCTCCATCTAAATTACAACGAACTGATGAAAGTTGCGGGATACCTCGATGAGAGTTCAACGTCTGAGGGCCATTCCCGTAGGGAAATCAATGTGAAGGATCTAACAGAACTTGAGCTCGAGGAGGTGGAAAAGTTCATTGAATACTTGCGTCATAAGCGACGGCAGGTGTAG
- a CDS encoding P-II family nitrogen regulator: MKDSPTTLEFELISLVVNHGVGTKVLKFAKQHGISGGTICLGRGTVNNPILKLLDLTDIRKEIVMMIGEKKAAENALAALNEKLALHKPNHGIAFISSVRGFVGHHHSYRHEDESRGAENPMYNAIYTVVDRGMAEDVMEAATKAGSRGGTIINARGSGIHETNTLFSMAIEPEKEIVMILAESSTTEAIITAIRQELHIDNPGHGIIFVLDVNRTYGLRQ; encoded by the coding sequence ATGAAGGATAGCCCTACAACACTGGAATTTGAATTGATTTCCCTCGTAGTGAATCATGGGGTGGGAACTAAAGTGCTCAAGTTTGCCAAGCAGCACGGAATATCCGGCGGGACCATTTGTTTAGGGCGAGGGACGGTCAATAATCCTATACTGAAGCTGTTAGACTTAACAGATATACGCAAAGAAATTGTTATGATGATTGGGGAAAAGAAAGCAGCGGAGAACGCCCTCGCAGCACTTAATGAAAAACTGGCATTGCATAAGCCAAATCACGGGATTGCCTTTATAAGCTCTGTAAGGGGTTTTGTAGGACATCATCATAGTTATCGCCATGAAGATGAAAGTCGAGGTGCAGAAAACCCAATGTACAATGCGATCTATACCGTTGTCGACAGGGGCATGGCCGAAGATGTCATGGAAGCAGCGACAAAAGCCGGCTCTAGAGGGGGAACCATCATCAATGCTCGAGGTTCGGGTATCCATGAAACAAATACCCTTTTCTCTATGGCTATTGAACCGGAGAAAGAAATCGTGATGATTTTGGCAGAGTCCTCTACTACTGAAGCGATTATCACGGCCATTCGTCAGGAGCTTCATATAGATAATCCGGGGCATGGTATTATTTTTGTACTTGATGTAAATCGAACCTATGGTTTAAGGCAATAA